Within Streptomyces sp. SS1-1, the genomic segment GAGCTGAGCGGTCTGAACGAGCGTGGCGTCGACACGTCCAAGCTCCTGATCAGCGGCAACGCCCACATCATCACGCCGTACAACGTCACCGTCGACAAGGTGACGGAACGCTTCCTCGGCAAGCGGAAGATCGGCACCACCGGGCGCGGCATCGGCCCGACCTACGCGGACAAGATCAACCGCGTCGGCATCCGGGTCCAGGACCTGTACGACGAGTCGATCCTCACCCAGAAGGTCGAGGCGGCCCTCGACGTCAAGAACCAGATCCTCACCAAGCTCTACAACCGGCGCGCGATCGCCGTCGACCAGGTCGTCGAGGAGCTGCTGGGCTACGCGGAGAAGCTGCGGCCGTTCGTCGCGGACACCGTCCTGGTGCTGAACCAGGCGCTGGAGGACGACAAGGTCGTCCTGTTCGAGGGCGGCCAGGGCACCCTCCTGGACATCGACCACGGCACGTACCCCTTCGTGACGTCCAGCAACCCGACCGCGGGCGGCGCCTGCACCGGCGCGGGCGTGGGCCCGACGAAGATCAGCCGGGTCATCGGCATCCTCAAGGCGTACACGACCCGTGTCGGCGCCGGCCCGTTCCCGACCGAGCTGTTCGACGAGGACGGCGAGGCGCTGCGCCGGATCGGCGGCGAGCGGGGCGTCACCACCGGCCGTGACCGCCGCTGCGGCTGGTTCGACGCGGTGATCGCCCGCTACGCGACCCGCGTGAACGGCCTGACGGACTTCTTCCTCACCAAGCTGGACGTCCTCACCGGCTGGGAGCAGATCCCGGTCTGCGTGGCCTACGAGATCGACGGCCGCCGGGTCGAGGAACTGCCGTACTCGCAGTCCGACTTCCACCACGCGAAGCCGGTCTACGAGATGCTGCCCGGCTGGTCCGAGGACATCTCGAAGGCGAAGACGTTCTCCGACCTGCCGAAGAACGCCCAGGCGTACGTCAAGGCGCTGGAGGAGATGTCCGGCGCCCCGATCTCCGCGATCGGCGTGGGACCGGGCCGGGACGAGACGATCGAGGTCAACTCGTTCCTGTAGGACCACGCGGGAGCACACGTGCGAGCGCCCGGCCGGCGACCCCGGCCGGGCGCTCGTGCGTTCACCGGGGCGGCGCGCTTCACTCGCAGGAGTGAAGAACATCAACTTCGGCCTGGGAAAAGACGGTTTGGGCTTGCGAACGTAGCTCTGCGTGGCCTTAGAGTCACGCCAACAGAAACGCCCCCGCGGTGCGCCAACACCCGGGGGCTCGACACCAGGAGCTTGCACCTCCCAATGCGTGGTCATCGTACGACGCCTGCGCGCGTCATTTCAGGCCTCTCCGCCGACCTTCTGGGCGATCGCGGCACCTTCTGGTGCGCGGTGAGCGTACTGACGTACCTCCCGGCCCTACCGAACAGCGTCCGTGTCCTCCTCCGGGTGCTCGCCGACGTGTGGGCCGACGGGCGGTCGCGGATCGCCTCGACTCTGCGTGAGCTGGACGAACTCCGGTGCCGGCGGCGTGTGGTGGGTGGCGCGGTGGGTTCGGGCCGTTCGGCTCAACTCCCCGCCGTTCACACGGTGTTCGAGACGCCGTGCGACGCCGCGCCACGAACGGGTGAAACCGAAAAAGTTCCGCGCCGGCGGGTGTCGCCGAGCGTGGGGACCGCCGCGGCGGCCCGTCTGCTGCTCACCTTCGGGGACTACGACCGGCGTCTCACCCTCACCGGCGCCGAGGCGCGACGGCTCGCTCCGCTGGTCGAGGAGTGGTGGCGTCGGGGCGCGAGCGACGCGCTGATCCGCAGGGCGGTGACCTGGGGCGCGCCGCCGTGCCTGCCGTCGGCCTACGGCCACACGGAGGCCCGGCTGCGCGCCGGGCGGTCCTTCTAGAGAAAGGGAACGTGTTCGATGAGTGTCGTAGTGCAGCGGCCCGAGGTGGTATACCGCCGGTATACTGTCCTCATGGCCGACACCACGATCAAGGTTGACCCCGCCGTCCGCGACCGGCTGCAGGAGCTGGCCCGGGAGCGCGGGATGAGCATGCGGGACTTCGTGGCGGAGCTGGCCGGGGCCACGCCCACCAGGGAAGAGCTGCGCAAGCGGTACGAGGAGACCAAGGCGTACGTCGAGGAGCACTTCCTCGGCAGGGCGTACACGGAGGACGACGAGCGGGCCGGCGAGAAGCTGTGGGCCGACCTCGAAGCCGGACGCATCGGAGAGGTCCAGTGACGGACGAGAAGCGGTACCCGTTGCCGCGCGCCGTCATCTTCGACGACACGGCCGCGCTCGCCCTCGGTGCGGGGAACAGCATGGCCTCGCGGCTGGTCGTCGAGGCGGAGAAGAACCCGGCCCTGCGGGTCTACATCCCGGCACTGAGCCTCGCAGCCGCCGAACGTGAACGGGCCGGAGTCGCCGAGCACCTGGGTGCCCTGCCGTCGGTCCATGTCGAGGGGCTCGACTTCCCCGCAGCCGCCGCGGTGGGCAAGCGGCTGCGGACGGCCGGTGCCGGGGACGAGGGCAAGGACGAGGCGGACTGGAGCGGCGCGCATGTGCTGCATCTCGCCCTGCCCACCGTCGAGTGGCCGCGCGGACGCCCCGTCCTGACCAGAACGCCGACCCGCTACCAGGGCACCGGCATCCGCACCATCCGCATCGTCGAGCAGCACTGACCGGCTCGGGGAGGGGGACGACCGAGCGCCCCCTCCCCGAAACGGTCAGCTGAAGACGATCATCGAGCCCTGCGCCAGGCTCCGCGTCGCCGCCGCGTGCAGGCCCAGCCAGACGTGCCGTTCGCGGGCGAAGGGGCTCGGGTCGTAGGGCGCCGGGACCGCCGGTTCCTCCAGGGCCGTCGGCGCGAGCGGGGGCTGCGGGGCCGCGGGCGGGTTGGCCGGGTCGATGCCGATGGCCTGCGCCACCGCCTCCAGTTCGCGCAGCAGCGCCTGCGAGGAGCCCAGCGGGCCGCCGCCCGCGAGGAGGTCGTCGTCGGCGAGCGGGTGCGGGAAGTCGACGGGGACGTAGGCGCCCGCGTGGTCGTAGTGCCAGACCAGATGGGACTGCTGGGCCGTCGACTCGAACATCTCCAGCAACTGCTCGTAGTCGCCGCCGAGTTCGTCGACCGGCGTCACGGGCAGCCCGCACACCTGGAGCAGATGGGCCCGGCGCAGGAAGTGCAGCGCGTCGTAGTCGAAACCGGCGACCGGCGCGACGTCGCCGGACAGGCCCGGCATGTACTGGTACACCGGCACCGGCGGCAGCCCGGCCTCGGCGAGCACCTTGTTGTATTGCGCGAGTTCCTCGGCGAACGGGTTGTCGGGGGTGTGGCACAACACGTCGACGAGCGGTACCAGCCACAGGTCACAGGCCAAAAGGGGCTCCTCACACAACGGTCGCACGATGTGGCAAAGGCGTAGCACGGTGGTCAGGGAAGGATAATCAGTACCGCTCACGGGCGTCCCGGTCCGTGCAGGTCCCATACCCATACTCCGTCGACCCATCTGCCGGGGGAGCCCACGAGTCGGCGGACGGTCTCCCGCAGCGCGTCGGCGTGCGGCTGCGGGGCCAGGACCAGGACTCCCGCCCGCCAGTACGCCAGGTCAGCCCGCGCCTGGTCGCGCCAGGAGTCCTCGACCGGCGGGACGACGCCCGAGGCGCCGACGTCCCGCAGCAGGTTGGACGTGAAGCGGGGCTCGGCGCCGTAGATGCCGACGCGCTCCTCGCCGTAGGGGCCGTTGAAGTAGCCGCCGGGCAGCCGGAAGCCGAGGCCGGCCTCGGTCTGCCAGTGCAGGGCCTCCGCGTCGCCGGGGTCCGGCAGCGGCACCGGCACCAGGGACTCCCCGTCGCGGACGTACGCCTTCCAGGTGCCCTCCGCGATGAACGCCGGCACCTCGGTCCGGTCGACGGCCCGCAGCGGGGCGGGGATCAGGGGGAGGAGGGCCAGCGCGACGGCGGCGAGGCCCGTCCAGCGGGTGCGCGGCGGGGCGGAGAGCAGGCGTTCCACGGCCAGGGCCAGCAGCATTCCCAGGACGGGTGCGCAGATCAGCGCGACGCGGCTCTCGATGACCGCCTCGAACACCGGGGCGTCGGCGAGGAGCC encodes:
- a CDS encoding adenylosuccinate synthase, translating into MPALVLLGAQWGDEGKGKATDLLGGSVDYVVRYQGGNNAGHTVVVGDQKYALHLLPSGILSPGCTPVIGNGVVVDPSVLLSELSGLNERGVDTSKLLISGNAHIITPYNVTVDKVTERFLGKRKIGTTGRGIGPTYADKINRVGIRVQDLYDESILTQKVEAALDVKNQILTKLYNRRAIAVDQVVEELLGYAEKLRPFVADTVLVLNQALEDDKVVLFEGGQGTLLDIDHGTYPFVTSSNPTAGGACTGAGVGPTKISRVIGILKAYTTRVGAGPFPTELFDEDGEALRRIGGERGVTTGRDRRCGWFDAVIARYATRVNGLTDFFLTKLDVLTGWEQIPVCVAYEIDGRRVEELPYSQSDFHHAKPVYEMLPGWSEDISKAKTFSDLPKNAQAYVKALEEMSGAPISAIGVGPGRDETIEVNSFL